One window from the genome of Thermosipho affectus encodes:
- a CDS encoding xanthine dehydrogenase family protein molybdopterin-binding subunit, whose translation MNIIGKKVIRIDAKEKAYGISKYASDYYFPNMLYTEVVYADVPHGILEHIDISEAEKLPGVVKIATYKDVPGTNKFGHVIDDMFFLVPEGEKVRFEGDVLAIIAAETPEIAKKAKELVKFKIKELPGVFTIDDAIKNEVLVHENNVAFTRKIRRGNVENAFKNADLIIKETFETGYQEHAYLETQGVVANYSDKLELYVSAQCPFYVQKDVSKILGIDLKDINVIQTETGGGFGGKEDVPSYIASKAALLSFLTKRPVKLIYTREMDIKETSKRHPSKSFYEVSFNKEGKILGVKAKIYLDMGAYSTLSPIVMYRTMVHACGAYSVDNVKVDVYGVYTNKVPCGAFRGFGSPQVLMAMESMMDIAAKKLNIDPFDIRMKNALEKNKQTATGHLLTESVGAKETLKKVYEASNYEQLKESVKKFNESNLLKKQGLGWAHIFYGVSLGAGGQFLDGATAMVNVQSDGTVAIMIGNTEMGQGAKTTISIIVSEILGQDLSKIRVLQPQTLFIQDSGPTVASRTTFFSGNAVKIATEKIKNNMLNFLGEYFNVKKDEIKFKDGFVYVNDKKFSFNEIAMLCNNNNVKLSETGWYKTPKLDFNHEDGVGEAYVTYSYATQLSLVEVDILTGKIELKKVWVCHDIGKVINLDGAIGQVHGGVIQGMGYVLFEDLKYKDGKITTKNFNNYLIPTIKDIPIEFYVDFVEDSFSEGPFGAKGLGEPSLMSAPPSILNAISAAIGKQLNKIPVSIEEIIKKE comes from the coding sequence ATGAATATAATTGGAAAAAAAGTAATAAGAATTGATGCAAAAGAAAAAGCTTACGGTATTTCTAAATATGCTTCTGATTATTACTTTCCGAACATGCTCTATACAGAGGTTGTTTATGCAGATGTTCCACATGGAATACTTGAACATATAGATATAAGTGAAGCAGAAAAATTACCTGGTGTTGTTAAGATTGCCACTTATAAAGATGTACCTGGCACAAATAAATTTGGTCATGTAATTGATGATATGTTTTTTTTAGTTCCTGAAGGTGAAAAAGTAAGATTTGAAGGAGATGTTCTTGCTATAATTGCGGCAGAAACTCCAGAAATTGCAAAAAAAGCAAAAGAATTGGTAAAGTTTAAAATAAAAGAGCTACCAGGCGTTTTTACTATAGACGATGCAATAAAAAATGAAGTTTTGGTGCATGAGAATAATGTGGCATTTACAAGAAAAATTAGAAGAGGGAATGTTGAAAATGCGTTTAAAAATGCAGATTTAATAATCAAAGAAACCTTTGAAACTGGATATCAAGAACATGCTTATCTTGAAACACAAGGTGTTGTTGCAAATTATTCTGATAAATTAGAACTCTATGTATCTGCACAATGCCCATTTTATGTACAAAAAGATGTATCAAAAATATTAGGAATAGATTTAAAAGATATTAATGTTATCCAAACTGAAACGGGTGGAGGATTTGGCGGAAAAGAAGATGTGCCATCTTATATTGCCTCAAAGGCTGCTTTGTTATCTTTTTTAACTAAAAGGCCTGTTAAGTTAATTTACACACGTGAGATGGATATTAAAGAAACTAGTAAAAGGCATCCTAGCAAATCATTTTATGAGGTGTCATTTAATAAAGAAGGAAAAATTCTTGGTGTTAAAGCAAAAATTTATCTTGATATGGGGGCATATTCCACATTATCTCCAATAGTTATGTACAGAACAATGGTTCATGCATGTGGGGCATACAGTGTTGATAACGTAAAAGTCGATGTCTATGGAGTTTACACAAATAAAGTTCCATGCGGTGCTTTCCGAGGATTTGGTTCTCCACAAGTTTTGATGGCAATGGAATCAATGATGGACATAGCTGCTAAAAAACTTAATATTGATCCATTCGATATCAGAATGAAAAATGCACTTGAAAAGAATAAACAAACTGCCACAGGACATTTACTTACTGAATCTGTGGGGGCCAAGGAAACTTTAAAAAAGGTATATGAAGCTTCAAACTACGAACAATTAAAGGAAAGTGTTAAAAAATTTAACGAAAGCAATTTGTTAAAAAAACAAGGTCTAGGCTGGGCTCACATATTCTATGGGGTGAGCTTAGGAGCTGGTGGACAATTTTTAGATGGAGCTACAGCAATGGTTAATGTTCAATCTGATGGAACAGTTGCCATTATGATAGGCAATACTGAAATGGGACAAGGTGCCAAAACAACAATTTCAATAATTGTTTCAGAAATTTTAGGTCAAGATTTATCAAAAATTAGGGTATTACAGCCTCAAACATTATTTATCCAGGATAGTGGGCCAACAGTTGCATCAAGAACTACTTTTTTCAGTGGTAATGCTGTAAAAATTGCTACCGAAAAAATTAAGAACAACATGTTAAACTTCTTGGGAGAATACTTCAACGTAAAAAAAGATGAAATAAAATTCAAAGATGGCTTTGTTTACGTGAATGATAAAAAATTTTCTTTTAATGAGATTGCTATGCTCTGTAATAATAATAACGTAAAGTTATCTGAAACGGGATGGTACAAAACTCCAAAACTTGATTTTAATCACGAAGATGGTGTTGGTGAAGCATATGTTACTTATTCGTATGCTACGCAATTATCATTAGTAGAAGTCGATATTTTAACTGGCAAAATAGAATTAAAAAAGGTTTGGGTATGCCATGATATAGGAAAAGTTATAAATTTGGATGGAGCAATTGGACAGGTACATGGTGGAGTTATTCAAGGAATGGGGTATGTTCTTTTTGAAGATTTAAAGTACAAAGATGGAAAAATCACAACTAAAAATTTCAACAACTATTTAATTCCCACAATTAAAGATATTCCTATTGAATTTTATGTTGACTTTGTAGAGGATAGTTTTTCAGAAGGTCCATTTGGTGCCAAAGGATTGGGTGAACCATCACTAATGAGTGCCCCACCTTCTATTTTAAACGCTATATCAGCTGCTATAGGGAAGCAGTTAAATAAAATTCCTGTATCTATTGAAGAAATTATAAAAAAGGAGTGA
- the ade gene encoding adenine deaminase yields MKICEMVPVALGKKVPDLLIKNVNLVNVYTGKIENTNIALYKKRIAGIGFEYTDAKKIFDANGLYAIPGLIDAHVHIESSMLSPIEFAKMVLLNGTTTVIADPHEIANVLGVEGINYMIKATEGIPLNVYFAIPSAVPATSLETSGAILGPEDMVSLIEKYPFRIIALGEVMNYPGVINCNRELITKIEILRHKYKRIDGHAPGLSGKNLNAYIDAFVRSDHECETVNEALEKLSKGMHIFIREGTAARNLKSLLPAVDLMNHFFFSFCTDDRDPEDINKRGHINQIVKESIDNGIPPVIAIRMATINTAKYFNLRSMGAISPGYKADIVLIDDLESFNIKFVIKDSRFVVENNKLNLTIESIFKDVPETLGVINIRKDYNLKIKNQNKKIRVISIKDYSLFTEEIIISPKVSKNEIISDVENDIVKMVVFDRHKASGYTIGFVKGTGIKKGAIATTIGHDSHNLAVVGENDNDMNKAIRRIQEINGGIVVVKGGKVISELSLPIAGLMSDRDYTYVINNLKQIKTAIESLGPRKDVLMNIHFLQLAVIPKLKITDKGLIDVEKQKIVDLFVEV; encoded by the coding sequence ATGAAAATTTGTGAAATGGTTCCAGTAGCACTTGGAAAAAAAGTTCCTGACTTATTAATAAAAAACGTAAATTTAGTTAATGTGTATACTGGAAAAATTGAAAATACAAATATTGCATTATACAAAAAGAGAATAGCAGGTATTGGATTTGAATATACAGATGCAAAAAAAATATTTGATGCAAATGGATTATATGCAATTCCAGGCTTGATTGATGCTCATGTACATATTGAAAGTTCTATGCTTTCACCAATTGAATTTGCAAAAATGGTTTTACTAAATGGGACAACAACTGTAATTGCTGATCCACATGAAATTGCAAATGTTTTAGGAGTTGAGGGGATTAATTATATGATTAAGGCTACTGAAGGAATTCCATTAAATGTATATTTTGCAATTCCTTCAGCTGTCCCTGCAACTTCTTTGGAAACTTCAGGAGCAATACTTGGGCCAGAAGATATGGTTAGTTTAATTGAAAAGTATCCATTTCGAATTATTGCATTAGGTGAAGTTATGAACTATCCAGGGGTAATTAATTGTAATAGAGAATTAATTACTAAAATTGAAATTTTGCGTCATAAATACAAAAGAATTGATGGTCATGCTCCTGGATTATCTGGAAAAAATCTTAACGCTTATATTGATGCATTTGTTAGATCCGATCACGAATGCGAAACTGTCAATGAAGCGTTAGAAAAACTCTCAAAAGGAATGCATATTTTTATTAGAGAAGGTACCGCAGCAAGAAATTTAAAATCTCTTTTACCCGCCGTTGATTTGATGAACCACTTCTTTTTTTCATTTTGTACAGATGATAGGGATCCAGAGGATATTAATAAAAGAGGACATATTAATCAGATTGTCAAAGAATCGATTGATAACGGTATTCCACCAGTTATAGCAATAAGAATGGCGACAATTAATACCGCAAAATATTTTAATCTAAGAAGTATGGGTGCTATTTCACCTGGGTACAAAGCTGATATTGTTTTGATTGATGATTTAGAAAGTTTTAACATTAAATTTGTAATAAAAGATTCAAGATTTGTGGTGGAGAACAATAAACTAAATTTAACAATTGAAAGTATTTTTAAGGATGTACCAGAAACTTTAGGAGTTATAAACATAAGAAAAGACTATAACTTAAAAATCAAAAATCAAAATAAAAAGATTAGGGTAATTTCTATTAAAGACTATTCTCTTTTTACTGAGGAAATAATTATTTCGCCTAAGGTATCTAAAAATGAGATAATTTCAGATGTTGAAAATGATATTGTAAAAATGGTTGTCTTTGATAGGCACAAAGCCTCGGGATATACAATAGGTTTTGTTAAAGGTACGGGAATAAAGAAAGGAGCTATTGCAACTACAATTGGTCATGATTCACATAATTTAGCAGTTGTTGGCGAAAATGATAATGATATGAATAAAGCAATAAGACGAATTCAAGAAATTAATGGGGGAATAGTTGTTGTAAAAGGCGGTAAAGTAATTTCCGAATTATCATTACCTATCGCCGGTCTTATGTCGGATAGAGATTATACATATGTAATTAACAATTTAAAACAAATAAAAACTGCAATCGAATCTCTGGGGCCAAGAAAAGATGTTTTAATGAATATTCATTTCTTACAATTAGCTGTAATTCCAAAATTAAAGATAACTGACAAAGGATTAATTGATGTTGAAAAGCAAAAAATTGTGGATTTATTTGTGGAGGTGTAA
- a CDS encoding ABC transporter ATP-binding protein, which translates to MSEKKVLLRIENLVKYFPIRAGVFKRVVAWVKAVDDITFDVYEGETVGLVGESGCGKTTAGMTLLRLYEPTSGRIIVDGEDTTYYFMPRFRAKKYLKTTYVDKFKNIDSRELNGIDKKYYELYKELGENGFYNKLLSNLSEKRSEFRRTMQIVFQDPYSSLNPRIRVKTIVSEGPVLHGVIKKSEVIEKVRNALEEVGIHGEHMYRFPHQFSGGQRQRIGIARALLMNPKLIVADEAVAALDVSIRSQVINLMIDLQKKHNLTYIFISHDLSVVKYISDRVVVMYLGKIVENASKKELFDSPMHPYTKALMSAIPVPDPEYKKNRIILKGDVPSPVNPPKGCRFHPRCPVAKDICSKEEPELREISPGHFVACHFPGSL; encoded by the coding sequence ATGAGCGAAAAAAAGGTATTACTTAGAATAGAAAATCTTGTAAAATACTTTCCAATTAGAGCAGGAGTTTTCAAAAGAGTTGTTGCATGGGTTAAAGCAGTCGATGATATAACTTTTGATGTCTATGAAGGTGAGACAGTAGGATTAGTTGGTGAGTCTGGATGTGGAAAGACTACTGCAGGTATGACGTTATTGCGATTATACGAGCCAACTTCTGGAAGAATAATTGTTGATGGTGAAGATACAACGTATTATTTTATGCCAAGATTTCGCGCAAAAAAGTATCTAAAAACAACTTATGTGGATAAATTTAAAAATATTGACTCACGAGAATTGAACGGTATAGATAAAAAGTATTATGAACTTTATAAAGAATTAGGAGAGAATGGATTTTATAATAAACTTCTTTCAAATCTTTCCGAGAAAAGGTCAGAATTTAGAAGAACTATGCAAATAGTATTTCAAGATCCGTATAGTTCTTTAAATCCAAGAATTAGAGTGAAGACAATTGTATCAGAAGGCCCTGTATTACATGGAGTAATTAAAAAGTCAGAAGTCATAGAAAAAGTTAGAAATGCACTAGAAGAAGTGGGAATTCATGGTGAGCATATGTACAGGTTTCCACACCAATTTTCGGGTGGGCAAAGGCAAAGGATTGGAATAGCAAGGGCCTTATTAATGAATCCAAAGTTAATAGTAGCCGACGAAGCAGTAGCCGCTTTAGATGTTTCAATTAGGTCACAGGTAATTAATTTAATGATAGATTTGCAGAAAAAACATAACCTTACATATATTTTTATTTCACATGACCTTTCTGTTGTGAAGTATATTTCTGATAGAGTAGTTGTTATGTATCTTGGTAAAATAGTTGAGAACGCTTCTAAAAAAGAATTATTTGACAGTCCAATGCACCCTTACACAAAAGCCCTTATGAGTGCAATACCTGTGCCTGATCCTGAATATAAAAAGAATAGAATTATACTGAAAGGAGATGTTCCAAGTCCAGTAAACCCACCAAAGGGGTGCAGATTTCATCCAAGATGTCCCGTTGCAAAAGATATATGTTCCAAAGAAGAACCTGAATTAAGAGAGATTAGTCCTGGTCATTTTGTGGCATGTCATTTCCCGGGTTCATTATAA
- a CDS encoding ABC transporter ATP-binding protein: MEKKPLLQVKNLKTYFHTEDGIVKAVDGVDFEVYPGETLGIVGESGSGKSVTSLSILRLLDPNGEILEGSEIIFEGKNLLELSDDEMRKIRGNDIAMIFQEPMVALNPVFTIGEQIMEAILLHQDVNKKEAREMAIDMLRKVGIPEPEKRIDEYPHELSGGMRQRAMIAMALSCRPKLLIADEPTTALDVTIQAQILDLMKQLQKEYGMAIIFITHDVGVIAENADRVVVMYGGMVMETADVKEVFKKMRHPYTWGLLNSIPRLDIDQDRLYNIPGIVPDPLHFPPGCRFNTRCEFSDERCRKEIPPLQKVGEDHYSRCFYYHKIEEAQKLKKAGESA; the protein is encoded by the coding sequence TTGGAAAAGAAACCATTATTGCAAGTAAAAAATCTTAAAACATATTTTCATACAGAAGATGGGATTGTAAAGGCTGTTGATGGTGTGGATTTTGAAGTGTATCCTGGTGAAACGCTTGGAATTGTTGGTGAATCGGGTAGTGGAAAAAGTGTTACATCTCTTTCAATATTAAGATTACTTGATCCAAACGGAGAGATTTTAGAAGGTAGTGAAATTATTTTTGAAGGTAAAAATCTTTTGGAACTTTCTGATGATGAAATGAGAAAAATAAGAGGAAATGATATTGCAATGATTTTTCAGGAACCAATGGTGGCTTTAAATCCGGTTTTCACAATTGGCGAACAAATTATGGAAGCAATTTTACTTCATCAAGATGTTAATAAAAAAGAAGCAAGAGAAATGGCAATTGACATGCTTAGGAAAGTTGGAATTCCTGAACCAGAAAAAAGGATTGATGAATATCCACATGAACTTTCGGGTGGTATGAGGCAACGTGCAATGATTGCAATGGCTCTGTCGTGTAGACCGAAATTGTTAATCGCAGATGAGCCTACTACTGCTTTGGATGTAACTATACAGGCTCAAATTCTAGATTTAATGAAACAACTACAAAAAGAATATGGTATGGCAATTATATTTATTACACATGATGTAGGGGTAATAGCAGAAAATGCGGATAGAGTTGTGGTTATGTATGGTGGTATGGTTATGGAAACAGCTGATGTAAAGGAAGTTTTTAAGAAAATGAGACATCCGTACACGTGGGGATTGTTAAATTCTATACCAAGATTGGATATTGATCAGGATAGATTGTACAATATTCCAGGTATTGTACCTGATCCGTTACATTTTCCACCGGGATGTAGGTTTAATACAAGATGTGAATTTTCAGATGAAAGATGTAGAAAAGAAATTCCTCCATTACAAAAGGTTGGGGAAGATCATTATTCAAGATGTTTTTATTATCATAAAATTGAAGAAGCACAGAAACTAAAAAAGGCTGGTGAAAGTGCATGA
- a CDS encoding ABC transporter permease yields MNTEFKRTLRKLFRNPSAVLGFSLLLFFTFVAIFAPFLAPPVNPMFPDENGNPSKLEDPYIMPILSWSSDPVQPSKDHPFGMIAGRDIYYGVVWGTRTAFKIGLTVVILSTIIGLIIGSIAGYFGGWIDEVLMRITDVFLSIPFLLAAMVLTTILGSGLDKVMIAMTVFGWMAVARLIRANILQVKEEQFVLAAKALGIKDYVIILRHVLPNTIFPVLVQATMRLGSLVITAAALSFLGLGAPIGYADWGSMLNYTRNYILGSSGQAFAYWYTIFYPGMAMVLFVLAWNLVGDALRDVFDPKLK; encoded by the coding sequence GTGAATACAGAATTTAAAAGAACTTTAAGAAAATTATTTAGAAATCCATCTGCAGTATTAGGCTTCTCATTATTACTTTTTTTTACATTTGTGGCAATCTTTGCACCATTTCTTGCACCACCTGTGAATCCAATGTTTCCAGATGAAAATGGAAATCCTTCTAAATTAGAGGACCCATATATTATGCCAATTCTTTCATGGAGCTCTGATCCAGTACAACCAAGTAAGGATCATCCATTTGGAATGATTGCGGGAAGAGATATTTATTACGGTGTTGTTTGGGGAACTAGAACAGCATTTAAAATTGGTTTAACCGTGGTTATTTTGTCTACAATAATAGGTTTAATAATAGGTTCAATTGCAGGGTATTTTGGTGGATGGATTGATGAAGTTTTAATGAGAATTACTGATGTTTTTCTTTCAATTCCGTTTCTACTTGCTGCCATGGTATTAACCACTATTTTGGGGAGTGGACTTGATAAGGTGATGATAGCTATGACTGTTTTTGGTTGGATGGCTGTTGCAAGGCTTATTAGAGCTAACATTTTACAGGTTAAAGAGGAACAATTTGTACTTGCTGCTAAAGCACTTGGTATAAAAGATTATGTTATTATTTTAAGACATGTACTACCGAATACAATTTTTCCTGTGTTAGTTCAGGCAACAATGAGACTTGGGTCACTTGTTATTACTGCTGCTGCCTTGTCATTTCTAGGATTAGGTGCACCTATTGGTTATGCTGATTGGGGTTCGATGTTAAATTATACAAGAAATTATATTTTAGGTTCTAGTGGACAGGCTTTTGCGTATTGGTATACTATTTTTTATCCAGGTATGGCAATGGTATTGTTTGTGCTTGCGTGGAATTTGGTGGGTGATGCCCTTAGAGATGTATTTGATCCGAAATTGAAATAA
- a CDS encoding ABC transporter permease, whose amino-acid sequence MTAYIIRRLLLLPLIIFGVTLVIFSFTEILGPEKMLSAYVNPNMFDKLSNEELDKLIEQYGLNDPMWTRYFKWISGVLKGDLGWSVTAKEPVAKAIKDRIPYTIELAIYAFIPVVVVGIWLGVTAAVNRDKFIDHFIRIFAIIGWSLPDFVFGLIVLMIFYSVLGWFPPGTLSGWAEQVVKSGEFHRFTKILTIDALLNGRLDIFWDALRHLIGPILTISWLWWAYLLRITRSSMLEVLGKEYVRTARAKGVPEKDVIHKHAKKNAMIPVVTVAGAMVIGLLAGTVIVEVIFNRIGMGRFTAQAATQLDYAAILGSTLFYSTLLVIGNLIIDILYAILDPRIRLG is encoded by the coding sequence TTGACGGCGTATATTATTCGGAGGCTTTTGTTGTTACCATTGATTATTTTTGGTGTAACATTGGTTATTTTTAGTTTTACCGAAATTTTAGGTCCAGAGAAAATGTTGTCAGCATATGTAAATCCTAATATGTTCGATAAGTTGTCAAATGAAGAACTGGACAAATTGATTGAACAGTATGGATTGAATGATCCAATGTGGACGAGGTATTTTAAATGGATCAGTGGTGTTTTAAAAGGAGATCTTGGTTGGTCGGTTACAGCAAAGGAACCAGTTGCAAAAGCCATTAAAGACAGAATACCTTATACTATTGAACTTGCTATTTACGCATTTATACCAGTAGTAGTTGTAGGTATTTGGTTAGGAGTTACTGCTGCTGTTAACAGAGATAAATTTATAGATCATTTTATTAGGATTTTCGCAATAATAGGGTGGTCATTACCAGATTTTGTGTTTGGATTAATTGTGTTAATGATATTTTATTCAGTATTAGGATGGTTTCCACCTGGTACTTTAAGTGGATGGGCAGAACAAGTGGTTAAATCAGGAGAATTTCATAGATTTACTAAAATATTGACAATTGATGCTCTTTTAAATGGTAGATTAGACATTTTTTGGGATGCGCTTAGACATTTAATAGGTCCCATTTTGACAATTTCATGGTTGTGGTGGGCATATCTTTTAAGAATAACAAGGTCAAGCATGTTGGAAGTATTGGGGAAAGAGTATGTTAGGACTGCAAGAGCCAAAGGTGTTCCAGAAAAGGATGTTATTCATAAACATGCCAAGAAAAATGCAATGATTCCTGTGGTAACAGTTGCAGGTGCTATGGTTATTGGTTTGTTAGCCGGTACAGTTATTGTTGAGGTTATATTCAATAGAATTGGTATGGGGAGATTTACTGCACAGGCTGCAACACAGCTTGATTATGCAGCAATATTGGGGAGTACACTCTTTTATTCTACGTTGCTTGTTATTGGTAATCTTATAATTGATATACTATATGCTATTCTTGATCCAAGGATTAGACTCGGTTAA
- the uvrC gene encoding excinuclease ABC subunit UvrC, with product MLEKSVIEDIPEKPGVYIFKKSNEYVYIGKSKNLKKRLSSHFLFKEEKSKLIIEESDKLETIIVKNEKESLLLEATLIYKYKPKYNVMLKESESYVYIRISDDEFPYVEITRNRKKGGKYFGPYTNIGFVRLFLEVLQKVLNFRNCKKSLEKIKKPCLNYYLKTCIAPCLKEKENKNLYIKIIEKLENVLNGNYDYVRNFVENKMLYHSKMLDFENAAKYRDLLFSFDSLMKSQGVILNDNRNVDYIAFRDNMFTILKVRSGILVSKLFYESALTFEEFLFQFYYGLKSDLPEKIVFNQKIKLDFTVPITLPKDEKDIYIYEIALENLNEHVKTIKFNKRVLLKMKEILNLKKIPLRIEGTDISHRNGKYTVASLVVFENGYPKKEEYRRYKLGNILDDYESIRMFIRKRYSKHKLPDLLFIDGGKGQVNAAIQELEKMRLDVDVVGIAKEEELIVVRDGVIKLEHTDDVLRTLIFIRDETHRVANTFSGHLKLKSYKVSKLDDISGIGLKRKKQLLMKFKTLENIKNAPLYELEKIVGKKLAMRIKEEL from the coding sequence ATGTTAGAAAAAAGTGTTATTGAAGATATTCCTGAAAAACCTGGAGTCTATATTTTCAAAAAATCCAATGAATATGTCTACATTGGAAAATCAAAAAATTTAAAAAAAAGGTTAAGTTCGCATTTTTTATTTAAAGAAGAAAAAAGTAAATTGATTATTGAAGAATCCGACAAATTAGAAACTATAATTGTAAAAAATGAAAAGGAATCATTATTATTAGAAGCTACTTTGATTTACAAATATAAGCCCAAATATAATGTAATGTTGAAAGAAAGTGAATCATATGTATATATAAGAATTTCTGATGATGAATTTCCGTATGTTGAAATTACTAGGAATAGAAAAAAAGGTGGAAAGTATTTTGGACCATACACCAACATAGGCTTTGTGAGACTTTTTTTGGAAGTTTTACAAAAAGTGTTAAATTTTAGAAATTGTAAGAAAAGCTTAGAAAAAATAAAAAAACCATGTTTAAATTATTATCTAAAAACTTGTATTGCTCCATGTTTAAAAGAAAAAGAAAACAAAAATCTTTATATTAAGATTATAGAAAAGTTGGAGAATGTGTTAAATGGTAATTATGATTATGTTAGAAATTTTGTTGAAAATAAGATGTTATATCATTCTAAAATGCTTGATTTTGAAAATGCGGCAAAATATAGAGATTTATTATTTTCATTTGACAGTCTTATGAAATCACAAGGAGTAATTTTAAATGATAATAGAAATGTAGATTATATAGCATTCAGGGATAATATGTTTACAATTTTAAAGGTAAGAAGTGGAATTTTGGTATCAAAACTATTCTATGAGTCAGCATTAACCTTTGAGGAATTTCTTTTTCAATTTTATTATGGATTAAAAAGTGACCTTCCTGAAAAAATAGTTTTTAACCAAAAGATAAAACTAGATTTTACAGTTCCTATAACTTTACCAAAAGATGAAAAGGATATATATATTTACGAAATTGCCTTAGAAAATTTAAATGAACATGTTAAAACAATTAAATTTAATAAAAGAGTGCTCTTAAAAATGAAAGAGATTCTAAATTTGAAGAAAATTCCTTTAAGAATTGAGGGTACTGATATTTCCCATAGAAATGGAAAATATACTGTGGCATCATTAGTGGTATTTGAAAACGGCTATCCAAAAAAAGAAGAGTATAGAAGATATAAACTTGGAAATATATTAGATGATTATGAGAGTATTAGAATGTTTATTAGAAAAAGATATTCAAAGCATAAATTACCAGATTTACTTTTTATTGATGGAGGAAAAGGGCAGGTTAATGCTGCAATTCAAGAACTAGAAAAGATGAGGTTAGATGTGGATGTTGTGGGTATTGCAAAGGAAGAAGAACTAATTGTGGTAAGAGATGGAGTTATAAAGCTTGAGCATACAGATGATGTGTTAAGGACATTAATTTTTATAAGGGATGAAACCCACAGAGTTGCTAATACATTTAGTGGACATTTAAAATTAAAAAGTTATAAAGTAAGTAAATTAGATGATATATCTGGCATAGGTTTAAAAAGAAAAAAGCAATTGCTCATGAAGTTTAAAACGTTGGAAAATATTAAAAATGCACCATTATATGAATTAGAAAAAATTGTTGGTAAAAAATTAGCAATGCGGATTAAGGAAGAATTGTGA
- the gcvH gene encoding glycine cleavage system protein GcvH, whose protein sequence is MKRYTKTHEWVDENGYVGITEHAQEKLGDIVYVDLPEVGVELKKGDILLSIESVKAASDIYVPVSGKIVEVNEELDSQPELINEDAEGKGWIIKIEFSNKEEFDELMSEEEYKEFLENEGES, encoded by the coding sequence ATGAAAAGATATACAAAAACTCATGAATGGGTTGATGAAAATGGATATGTTGGAATCACTGAGCATGCTCAAGAAAAGCTTGGTGATATAGTCTACGTTGATCTTCCAGAAGTTGGAGTCGAACTAAAAAAAGGGGATATTTTACTTTCAATTGAAAGTGTTAAAGCAGCATCAGATATTTATGTACCGGTAAGTGGGAAAATTGTCGAAGTTAATGAAGAGTTGGATTCTCAACCAGAGTTAATAAATGAAGATGCTGAAGGAAAAGGATGGATTATTAAAATTGAATTTTCGAACAAAGAAGAATTTGATGAATTGATGAGTGAAGAAGAATATAAAGAATTTTTGGAAAATGAGGGTGAAAGTTAA